In Desulfurellaceae bacterium, the sequence CTTGCATTGGGTGGCGGCATCGGTCTGCGCGAATCCGTCGCTGGTCACAGCCTTGGTACACGCCGGGGCGGACGTGACGGCGCGCAACGAGGACGGTGAGAGCCCCCTGCATATTGCGGCATCGGTCTGCGCGAATCCGTCGCTGGTCACGGTCTTGCTGGCGGTCGGAGCGGATCCGACAGCGCGAACACAGTCGGGCGAGACCCCTCTCCATCGTGCGGTGAGATCCAACGCTGATCCCGCCGTGGTGACGGCCCTCCTGGCGGCCGGGGCGGATCCGACGGCGCGAGCCGAGGACGGCGGAACCCCCCTGCATCGCGCGGCACGGTTCAGCTCAAATCCGGCGGTGGTGAGGGCCCTGCTGACGGCCGGAGCGAAGCTGACAGTCAGGGACGCGACAGGAAGCACGCCTTTT encodes:
- a CDS encoding ankyrin repeat domain-containing protein; amino-acid sequence: LHWVAASVCANPSLVTALVHAGADVTARNEDGESPLHIAASVCANPSLVTVLLAVGADPTARTQSGETPLHRAVRSNADPAVVTALLAAGADPTARAEDGGTPLHRAARFSSNPAVVRALLTAGAKLTVRDATGSTPFDLIEGNDKLKETDAYWRLSGLHYK